From the Xiphophorus couchianus chromosome 11, X_couchianus-1.0, whole genome shotgun sequence genome, the window tccagtttctagttATTCTTGAATTTCATGACGCCTGTCAGCGCCCTCTACAGGTCATATTACAAACTgaccttttttatgtttttattttttgaaacatgaaataaaaatttgacaGTTTGAATTTCTAGTCATGTAAAGAGATATTTTCTTTGGTTGCTAGTGGAAATGTAATTACATAAACCTGTCAGAACGGACCAATCAGAGTCTGTCTTTGTGaaacacaacttaaaaaaaataaacattattattctaattaatGAGAAAACTGAGATTGTTTAAcaggtaaataaaacaataaaactgactaaatatttaccaCATATAGAAAGACAAGCATCTACCCATGTTTCCTTTATGAATTATGAATTAATATGATTTAAAGCTAAATCTAacttccctttgggatcaatgaaatgtttctgaattgatttttttattttatacctaAATATGGTTCGTAAATCAGATAAGGCTTCCATTAACTCACTGCTGTGGTTTTTAGCTGAATATTGAAGGAACAAAActtgaattaattaaataaactaaaccataaactgctgtttttctctgcagctgcattTAAGAAAACCGTAGAAACCTTCGGGGGAATCGACATTTTATGCAACAACGCCGGCGTCCTGAACGAAACCAGCTGGGAGAAAACCATTTCCATCAACCTGGTGAGTGGACGTTAAAAATACTTCTCTGAACATCTCAtcatcagttccagtgtttaggtgagatgtgtgtgtgtgtgtgtgtgtgtttcagatgGGTGTGATCAGAGGGACCTACGTGGCTCTGGAGCAGATGAACCAGCTGAGCGGCGGCCGCGGCGGAGTCATCATCAACACGGCCTCCATGGCAGGTAAACGTTcagctggaaataaaaaatcaaacatctgACTGCCTGTGTTTTGGTCTTTAAATTGGTTTTGTCAGAAATAAGGTggattatctttgttttttgaggAATCGGTCCGTTGCTGAGCTGCCCCTCTTACACAGCAAGCAAGTTTGGAGTGGTGGGATTCACCCGAGCCATGGCCGTAAGGAAACACTCTGATATTAATTATATACCACAGGTTAATCATCAGCTGTTGATGCTGTCTGCAGCtataatttagtaattgattgtTAATTAGAGCAtagaccaaaaaatattttctagaagAACGCAGTCAGagtcaaataaaccaaaactgtacaataatatgtacattttgtgtttaatctcCACTTAATCTCTTTTTTCTGTCCAATTATTAGTCAGTTAATCCATAAACAGATCTGAACTTTTCTCATGTTGATgtaagaaatttgtttttatctgctgatTCATCTTTAGTAGAAATTATCAAACTAAAGGTCACATTTTAGgaaatcaaatgtttgtttttatttaaaaatacattatttgttcatttgcatctattgaagtatttctaatattgtagaACCTGCCAATTTTTCTGTctgattgtcagaataatcaatagtgtaattgattactaaaataatcaaccCTACAGAAAGGAACATTAACTATTTTAAAAGCCTTTCAttatttctctttaattctccaaacttttcataaaaattaggaaaaacaaagatttgttttaaagtgcagAGCATTGAGCGGTAAGACCAGCTGACCAACTGTGCTGGagttctgcttgggttgctaggtaacagttcaggatggctggggttgctaggcaacggcaCAGTGTCCATAGAATGACTCAAGAATTTTCcggacaccaaaaaacatgaacgttaaatttatataaaaagtcAATATCTCTATTAAAGACATTAACTTAGGTCTAGATAAAAAATTGTAATcattaaaataagataaaaatagaaactacAAATATAAGTCACAGACTTAGGAAAAGGTTCCACATTCTGGACTTAAACCCAGCAGACATACCTGTTAGTAACAGGATGACATTTATGGAATCACGTAATCTCCACATAAATCTGTACAATTATTGCAcctattttaaatcaaattaatcatgAGTGATTGCCAAAAACAGCTGggtggatttttaaaaagctcggCCTGCTGTAGAAACGGTAGAGAACAGaatgaaagaacaaaatgtgaatttttaatAACATGTCCCCATTAAGAAAGTCCTTTAAAAAATGGTCAGAAACATGTCAGACAGCTGTGACTGCTTCTAGATGGTTCTGTGAAgataaaggtcattttatttatatagcacattttcagcaacaaggcaatacaaagagctttacaggaattaaaaggaaatacaaacaaaataacaaaccaaaagaaagagcaaaagaagaaaaagctaataatgttgatccaaagtaaataaactagatgctcttattcagggttggtagataagcATCAGTAAGTATCCAAAGGACTTTCTGAGTATGCTCTACATTTTTAAGAGTTATGAGTACTgcacagtttctaagtaataataaaaactaaatgttcctgttctggaagaaagttttaaatgttctctATGGTTCTGGATGAGATCTGGACGGGATCTGGGTGGTTCTGGATGGTTCTGGATGGGATCTGGATGGGATCTGGGTGGTTCTGGATGGTTCTGGATGGGATCTGGATGGTTCTGGATGGGATCTGGATGGTTCTGGATGGGATCTGGATGGTTCTGGATGGGTTCTGGGTGGTTCTGGATGGTTCTGGATGGGATCTGGATGGTTCTGGATGGTATCTGGATGGTTCTGGATGGGATCTGGATGGGATCTGGATGGGTTCTGGGTGGTTCTGGATGGGATCTGGATGGGTTCTGGGTGGTTCTGGATGGGTTCTGGATAGTTCTGGATGGGATCTGGATGGGTTCTGGGTGGTTCTGGATGGGATCTGGATGGTTCTGGATGGGATCTGGATGGGTTCTGGGTGGTTCTGGATGGTTCTGGATGGGATCTGGATGGGTTCTGGGTGGTTCTGGATGGGTTCTGGATAGTTCTGGATGGGATCTGGATGGGTTCTGGGTGGTTCTGGATGGGATCTGGATGGTTCTGGATGGGATCTGGATGGGTTCTGGGTGGTTCTGGATGGTTCTGGATAGTTCTGGATGGGAAAACcgtgttgtttgttttcaggctGCCTCTGAGGCTTCTGGGTACGGCATTCGGTTCAACGCGGTTTGTCCTGGCTTCGTGCAAACCGACCTGATAACCAACATCCCGGTTCGGCTGGGTCAGTTCTCCAACCTGGCCGCCGCCACACACAAACTGGTTGACGTGATGGGGACGATAGCGTAAGTGGACGCTTTGAAATGGTTTTAATCTGCTTTTTACTCCTTTTGTTGACATTCCTCTGATGGTTTCAGGGTTTCTGATGTCGCCGCCGCCGCCTTGGAGCTGCTGATAGACGACACGAAGAACGGCGAGGCCCTGCTGGTCTTACAGAGTGGAGCCACGTACATGCAGTTCCCTACATTCAatccaacacaaaataaacccTTATAATACGAACAGTAACCAACATCTGGATTCAGTTCTGCAAAAAACCCATCAGACCTGCTGTGGTCTTAAATACCAAAGATCACAGCTCCTCTTTTCGCCACATTGTTTctataatttactttttctcttgtttctaGTCATTTTCTACCACTGTTTGAAACCCAAGCtaaggaaataaagaaattaacagCATTATAGTAAAGAATCATTCTATGGCATTTATTGACAGACATTTTGGACATTCATAAAATTACttcctataaaaaaaaaaaatcactagaCCAAACAAACTGCACCTTTAAAAGAATTCAGAT encodes:
- the LOC114152922 gene encoding 15-hydroxyprostaglandin dehydrogenase [NAD(+)]-like, producing the protein MALVGKTAVVTGAAIGIGRALAEILLENGAKVALLDINEAAAERPLQALEQHFGAEKTIFLKCDVESEQQIRAAFKKTVETFGGIDILCNNAGVLNETSWEKTISINLMGVIRGTYVALEQMNQLSGGRGGVIINTASMAGIGPLLSCPSYTASKFGVVGFTRAMAAASEASGYGIRFNAVCPGFVQTDLITNIPVRLGQFSNLAAATHKLVDVMGTIAVSDVAAAALELLIDDTKNGEALLVLQSGATYMQFPTFNPTQNKPL